The Colletotrichum destructivum chromosome 7, complete sequence genome contains the following window.
TCTGCATCAGTCTGCATCAATCTGCATCAACATGCATCAATCTGATTGTTCATAATCATCACAATTCTAAatggaagaaaaaagaagaagattaacaacaacaccaacactCAATCTGCGCTTTCGTCGCCCAATCAATCAATGGGAAACCTGCTGCTGCACATGCAAAACAGACACAGACCATCGGGAAGCCTTAGCAGCAAGAGAAAAAAGCAACAGCAAAAAAATGGTCAGCAATGCGTGTCAATCGGCGGTATCTGGACTTTCAAGACGCTCAGACAGGCATATGCCTGCCCAGGGGAGTATATCACGATTGGTCTGCATAGGTACACTACGGATGCAATGATAGGGAATTGTTAGCTATCTACAGAGTACCTACCTCGCGCCCGTCTCTGTAGACTTTGTCCCTCATCAGAGAACATTTGGACCAGACTGTAATCGAGGTCGCATTATCGCATATCCCATCTGCGTGTCTTGTCTCTCAGCTGCACGGCCAACTTTATGCAGCCAGCTCAAAGCTTCCGAACCCGGCATGGGCCAAGCAtcttcccctctcctctcctgaGTCCTGATGGTCGTCTAGTTCCCAATGACGAATCACAGACACCGCCACGACGAACGTGCCGCCCAcctgtacagagtactctCCACTGTACTCCCCACACGGAGAAATCTGCAGGGGTTGACGGCTGGATTCCTCATTGGGACAAGGTGGGAGATTCATCTGAAGGCGCTGGGTTTGAAAGGAGGCACCGCCCGACAAGCCATGCATCCCGTGGGTTCGGCCAAAGAAAAACAGcaaaacaaaagaaaaccaCAACAACGCTGGACATCCCACCTTTGGGAAGCGTAGCGTCTTTAACAACAGATCAACCTTCGGCTTGACTCTTCTTCAGCCACACacgtcttcttcctctctttcctctctatctctctgtTACGTCGGCTCCCTTCTTCCAGTGCTTCCAGCATTGTCATTGTCTGTGCGACTCGCCGGCACGTCCATCGACGATCAAATCTCCCGCCTTTCCCCTCCACAAGGCCCTCCTCTaagcccagcccagcccagctcAGCTCAGCGTTGGGATTGCGGCGCAACGTCATTGACGGGGCGACTCCATTCCGTCTCTTTCGCCTGTACAGATACGTCCCCTGAaccgtcgccgctgccgccgccttcggctCCAGGTGCACTGCAACGACCACTACACTACGACGGGCACACGACTCTGCcgtcctctctcctcccaaTTCCACGGCGCTGGATGTCCCACGACACCTCAATTGCAACACATTCGTCGCCATTTGCCCTATTCGCCGTCagccttcgccgtcgccgataCACCGGAGAAATCACACGCATACAGCGCGGATAGCCTCCGGCCCATGACTCGGGTTTACCCACGATAGGGGGGTCTTGGTAAAGATCCCGCACTAACgggtcctcctcggtggAGAGACGAACGGCGACGACCCAGAGAAAACAGGACACAGTGGACGAGCGACAtcctttcctttcttctgtctctctctctctctctttatctctctcgcccgtccccgccgccgccgccgataACGACAGCGACCCCGGACCCGGGTCCTCGATCGACGTCGACCACGCGTCGTAGTCGACATGGCATCATCCTACGCCTTGCCATCCTCCGCCTTACCGCACGcccaccatcatcacatGCACTCCCACTCAcactcgccgccgtctctcCATGCTTTGAAGTCGACAATGTCCAACGGCGGGCTGCACACTCACAGCCAGAGCCAAGACTCGATTGGCAGCGGCCACAACCACGATCACGATCACTCGCAGAATCACAATGGCCACACGCACGGCGGCCACTCGCACTACCGCGCGAACTCGAGCCAATCTTCCTTTCCCCGAGAAAAAGCGCCGCCTCAATCGCTCGCGACAATGGACGGCTGGAAGACGGACATTACGCCAAGCGGACGCCAGCTGTTGACCCCCACGACAGGATCTTTCTCAGCAACGTTCCAGCCTCTCAAcggcacgacgacgaccacgacgacagaccaccaccaccataACCACGATCACGATCATGATCACGATCACAATCACTCCCATGATCACGATCACGGCCATTGCGATGGGCATGACCATCATGGTCATTCGCACGCTCACAGCCACAGTCACGGCCACAATCACTCGCACGAACACGACCACGCGAAACCGTCATTGTTCACAAGGGTTCTGCTGAAGTACACGCCAGCCGTTCCGGTCCTTCACACCATtctcgtcgagaaggacTCGAGGAGGATCTTCTACTTCATGACGTGAGTTGGTTGATAGAATTGCCGGTCTTGCCGCCACTGACATGAAATGCACAGTCTCAACTTCGGCTTCATGGCCGTGCAGGCCTTTTACGGCTACGTCACCGATTCTCTCGGTCTGCTGAGCGACACGATCCACATGTTCTTCGACTgcttcgccctcttcgtcggaCTTTGCGCCGCGGTCACGAGCAAGTGGCCTCAGAGCCAGCGTTTTCCCTTTGGGTTAGGGAAGATCGAGACGCTGAGCGGCTTCGCCAACGGTATCTTGCTGATGTAGGTATTTGATGCCGTGTGACACGATGCACTACAAAAACCAAAACAAACCAAGGCTAATGGATGCTAGGCTGCTGAGCGTCGAGATCATTGTGGAGGCTTTTGAGCGGATATGGGAAGGCCAGGAACTCCACCGACTGCGAGAGCTTCTGATTGTCAGCtttctcggcggcgtcatcaacCTGCTGGGTCTGTGGGGCTTCGGCCATCATCACGGGCACGACCACGGTCATGGgcactctcactcacacgGCGAACACGATCACGGACACGATCACTCGCACGGGAAGAAGCACAGCCACGCGCACTCGCATCACAACGACAACATGGAGGGCATCTTTCTGCACGTTTTGGCCGACACAATGGGCAGCgcgtcggtggtggtgtcgacAATCCTGACGTACTACACGGGATGGACGTTCTGGGACCCGCTGGCGTCGTGCGCGATCGCGGtgctcatcttcctcgcGTCGATCCCGCTCATCAAGTCGTCGGCGCGCAACCTGATGCTCAACGTGCCAGACGACGTCGAGTACAACCTGCGCAACACGCTCGCGGGGATCCTACAGCAAAAGGGCGTCGTCAACTACTCGGTGCCCAAGTTCTGGATGGATGACCGCAGCAGCGAGGACTCGGGCGACAAGCTGCAGGGCATCGTGCACGTGGTAGCGGGCCGGGGCGCCAGCCTGGACGAGGTGCGGGATCGGGTGCGGGACTACCTCCTCAAGAACTCGATGGACATTGTGGTGCAGGTCGAGAGGGAGGGCGACAGCAGTTGCTGGTGCGGCGTGGGACGGTCGACGGGGCTGGCTACGACGCCGCTCAAGGCGAGGGCTTTCTAGGagagctcggcgccggagaGACccatggcgaagacgatggagcCGTTGGCGGATGACGATGTCTACGCGAAGCGGGATTAAGGAACGTCTGGTCTCTATGGATAATCTTATTCTTCCGTAGATGGTTTGGGCAGTGGGAAAAGGCACGCAAAGAACCGTGTGCAGGCTTGGCGACAGATGAAAGCCCCTCTTCTTGGAGAAAAGAAGGGGTTTCGCGAGTCGCGGCAGATATtggaccccccccccccgcagCCTGCCGCTTTGAGGCGCTGTTGATTCTCGTTCGGCTTGTTGCGGTTGTGTGGCTTTCTTGACCTACgactttttttcttctatTTTTTTCCCCTCTGGAGGTCTTGGGACGGTTTACACACCGCGACTCGACATCATCACAGGGCGGCATAGCGATAAGTCATACAGAGACTTATAGGGGTAGGGTGTGCGGTGCGACAAATtaggagaggagagaaaagagCAAAAGACAAAACAAAGGTAGAAAAAAATATTAGATACCCACCTAAGGCCAAAGAGGTTCGTTGCAGCAAGTGATGGCGACTTGGCGCGAGACATCCGTCAACCCGACATGCTACAGGAAAATGAGGCCATGCCCTCGGGGCCACGGCGGGTGTCAtcccggcctcctccttgcctcCGTTGCCCACCTCCGTCTGCCCGGAGCGGTGATTGGGAAAAGGActgggggaaaggggggggactgGACGTGCAGACACACAAAACTAGGGGTTCGTGGTGGAAGAAATTTTGGGGGAAATTGGGTGGTTTGGATTGTGCCGGATCTGGCGGCTGAAGACGGATGGGTTGCGACTGCGGGCTACTGcatgcccccctccccctttttttctaAGCTATGGAATACATGCGCAGTCCTTTCCCCGCGGATTTTGCATCATCAAGGCATTGATTTGGGGGTGAGGGGTTGCGATGCGTGAGGTTAGCCGTGTTGTGATTTGGCATTAGCACAGGATGGAATGTCACATGTATtcccaggggggggggatgtggAATTGACTTTCGTCCCATACCCCGCGTCATCTACACACGCTGGTTCATCGGTGGCGGAAAGAAAGATTGGATAAAGGGGGAAACGAGTAGGCTCTATTCAACTGCGAGAAGTCGTCGACACAGCCAACAAGACATACACATAATTCAGGaacacacacgcacatacacacaaCATAGAGATATTCTTCGTGCATACATGTCCATGTTTTCCCCAGGTCGACAGTGCAGCGCTAGCGGGGCCCGCAAGCCCCCCGCCAGACCGCCTTCCTTCCCCCAGACCCCCCAGACCGGAGCTTCCTTCAGCTTGCTAGGTAGCTGCACCACAATGAGCCGAACGGCCGAGGCACCGGTTTTTGGGCGGTATTGTGCCATCATCGCGCAAGCGCTGGGCCGACAGCacccagcccgccgccatctGAGGTCACGGTTTCATCCCGCACTGGGATGAGCTCTCTTGGGGGAAGAGAGAACATAAAtagataataataaaaaCCCCCATAAGAGACAAAAGTGTCCTTTTGGGGCCCTTGGTTTTCTCACGCGCCAGCTTTTCTGTTGCACAACATCGATCGATCGGCCTTTGCACCTGGACATTTTTGTCACCGCAAACGGAGCATTCATCACAAGCCATATTCCCCCCCGTGCCTCAATCATCAGTGGATACTTACCCGAATCCACCCCCCAGATAACCCCCTCCGCGCGCCCCGTACCTCCTCCGGCTCCAGGTGGGGGACCCAATTGCCAATTGCCAATGTGCCGAGGCTCGCTGTGACGTAGAAGCTCTCACGCCCAGCTTCCACTCCTCCCACTCCCGCTCTCGCTGCCTCCGTCTCTCCCTCGCACCGACGCAGGAAAAAGAAACACCTCCAGCGGACGACCGAACCATCCACCGCCTCCGTCCACTTCCACCCACGCAcgcacgcgcgcgcgcacgaGATAGCCTTTTCCTCCCTTACCGCTAACCGGACTAAAAACTCGCGCCAGGAACGGACCGCACGGGACTCTGGATCAGGAACCACTGGGAAGCACCACACACGCACCACCATCACGATTCAATCCACCGGCACGTGaatcctccctcctcccccggaCGTTCTTCCTTCGCCACGACAACAACTACCACCGCCGTCCAacaccctctcccccttccgcGCCCTCCATCGCGAGaacctcttctcctcctcctcctcctcttcctctcccccctccattCCTCTCTTGTCACAGCTCTCCCACACATACAACCACGCACACAatggcgccctcgacctcggacgccgcggcgtccATCAACGCCAAACTCCCCTCCGCCctccccggcgccgtcgccgacaagatccCTCACATCCCCGAGTCCAAGGAAGAGCTGAAAGCCGacaccaaggccgccgcctcgggcctCGCGACCCAGCTCcgctccctcgccgccggcggcttcggcggcgtctgcgccgtcgtcgtcggccaccccttcgacctcgtcaaggtcCGCCTCCAGACCGCCGACAGGGGCGTCTACTCCTCCGCCATCGACGTTGTCCGCAAGAGCGtcgcccgcgacggcctGCGCAGGGGCTTGTACGCTGGCGTCTCGGCCccgctcgtcggcgtcacgCCCATGTGTACGTTcatccatccctccctctcctcttttCTCCCTACTACTGCTCCTTGTCCTCCCAAAATCCAACGACGTCCGCTGACAGACACCCCTCTCCAATAgtcgccgtctccttctGGGGTTACGACCTCGGCAAGTCCCTCGtccgctcctcctcctccgatCCCTCCGCGCCGCTCTCCATCGCCCAggtctccgccgccggcttcttctccgccgtgCCCATGaccgccatcaccgcccCCTTCGAGCGTGTGAAAGTCATCCTTCAAGTCCAGTCCCAGCGCCTCAAGCCGGGCGAGTCGCCCAAGTAcgctggcggcgtcgacgtcgtccgccagctctacgccgagggcggcctgcGCTCCGTCTTCCGTGGcagcgccgccaccctcgcccgcgacggccCCGGAAGCGCCGCCTACTTCGCCGCCTACGAGTACATCAAGCGCCGCCTCACGCCCAAGGACCCCGTCACCGGCAAGCCCTCGGGCGAGCTGAGCCTGctcgccatcaccgccgccggcgccgccgccggcgtcgccatgTGGATCCCCGTCTTTCCcgtcgacaccgtcaagTCGCGCCTACAGACCGCCGAGGGCAACGTCACCCTAGGCGGCGTCGTGCGCGAGGTCTAcgctcgcggcggcctccGCGCCTTCTTCCCGGGCTTCGGCCCGGCCCTAGCAAGGGCCGtgcccgccaacgc
Protein-coding sequences here:
- a CDS encoding Putative cation efflux protein, with product MASSYALPSSALPHAHHHHMHSHSHSPPSLHALKSTMSNGGLHTHSQSQDSIGSGHNHDHDHSQNHNGHTHGGHSHYRANSSQSSFPREKAPPQSLATMDGWKTDITPSGRQLLTPTTGSFSATFQPLNGTTTTTTTDHHHHNHDHDHDHDHNHSHDHDHGHCDGHDHHGHSHAHSHSHGHNHSHEHDHAKPSLFTRVLLKYTPAVPVLHTILVEKDSRRIFYFMTLNFGFMAVQAFYGYVTDSLGLLSDTIHMFFDCFALFVGLCAAVTSKWPQSQRFPFGLGKIETLSGFANGILLMLLSVEIIVEAFERIWEGQELHRLRELLIVSFLGGVINLLGLWGFGHHHGHDHGHGHSHSHGEHDHGHDHSHGKKHSHAHSHHNDNMEGIFLHVLADTMGSASVVVSTILTYYTGWTFWDPLASCAIAVLIFLASIPLIKSSARNLMLNVPDDVEYNLRNTLAGILQQKGVVNYSVPKFWMDDRSSEDSGDKLQGIVHVVAGRGASLDEVRDRVRDYLLKNSMDIVVQVEREGDSSCWCGVGRSTGLATTPLKARAF
- a CDS encoding Putative mitochondrial carrier domain superfamily — its product is MAPSTSDAAASINAKLPSALPGAVADKIPHIPESKEELKADTKAAASGLATQLRSLAAGGFGGVCAVVVGHPFDLVKVRLQTADRGVYSSAIDVVRKSVARDGLRRGLYAGVSAPLVGVTPMFAVSFWGYDLGKSLVRSSSSDPSAPLSIAQVSAAGFFSAVPMTAITAPFERVKVILQVQSQRLKPGESPKYAGGVDVVRQLYAEGGLRSVFRGSAATLARDGPGSAAYFAAYEYIKRRLTPKDPVTGKPSGELSLLAITAAGAAAGVAMWIPVFPVDTVKSRLQTAEGNVTLGGVVREVYARGGLRAFFPGFGPALARAVPANAATFLGVELAHQAMNKAFD